From bacterium, one genomic window encodes:
- a CDS encoding WecB/TagA/CpsF family glycosyltransferase: MLDSLPTARLRGVSFHSITEEHCIRCIGDGLDRGLGGWVITANLDHLRRALVDPVYRRFCEEATLVVADGMPLVWASRIQGTPLPERVAGSSLISSLSQEAAIWGRSLYMLGGVPGTAEMAGEVLKRRHSSLKIAGSHCPDFGFENNPDQVQHIIDLLVEAQPDIVYVALGSPKQEHLIERLREVLPNAWWMGVGIGFSFLCGDVRRAPRWMQVAGLEWLHRLAQEPQRLAGRYIADGIPFALSLLATSLGARMRGRQKEPGDLA, translated from the coding sequence ATGCTGGATTCCCTACCAACCGCCCGTCTGAGGGGTGTGAGCTTTCACAGCATCACCGAGGAACACTGTATCCGGTGCATCGGCGATGGCCTGGACCGCGGCCTGGGCGGGTGGGTCATCACGGCGAATCTCGATCACCTGCGTCGGGCGCTGGTCGATCCCGTCTATCGACGGTTCTGCGAAGAGGCAACCCTGGTCGTCGCCGACGGAATGCCGCTGGTCTGGGCCAGCCGAATCCAGGGCACGCCGCTCCCCGAACGGGTGGCCGGTTCGAGTCTGATCTCGTCGTTGAGTCAGGAGGCAGCAATCTGGGGTCGATCGCTCTACATGCTGGGAGGCGTTCCGGGAACTGCCGAGATGGCGGGCGAAGTTCTCAAGCGGCGTCATTCTTCACTGAAGATCGCAGGTAGCCACTGCCCCGATTTCGGTTTTGAAAACAACCCTGACCAGGTACAGCACATCATCGATCTTCTGGTCGAGGCCCAGCCCGACATCGTCTACGTGGCTTTGGGATCGCCGAAACAGGAACACCTGATCGAACGCTTGCGCGAAGTGCTTCCCAATGCATGGTGGATGGGAGTCGGCATTGGTTTCAGCTTCTTGTGTGGTGATGTGCGTCGCGCACCGAGATGGATGCAAGTGGCTGGCCTCGAGTGGCTTCACCGTCTAGCTCAAGAGCCGCAGAGACTGGCCGGGCGGTACATCGCCGACGGAATCCCGTTTGCTCTGAGCCTATTGGCAACTTCCCTGGGCGCTCGGATGCGAGGACGCCAGAAGGAACCCGGAGACCTCGCATAA